The Oryctolagus cuniculus chromosome 4, mOryCun1.1, whole genome shotgun sequence genomic sequence CTGCCCCCCCACCTCcgcggaggggtggcacccccacCGCTtcccccgcttccacggaggagcagcacaccgctggctggctctctcaggggttcctcagatgttccttccgcatgttgtctctctcctcctttatagtcctcttccaccaatcccaactctgctggcgttctctccccatgCGCTGAGCAcactgttctcctccaatcagggtcaggatcagctcctgcagcttgttagtcgaattggtgaggcagctgtgtggaagttgtttactccctctcagcaccatatggtgggagatcagatgcatagagttagtcttaataatctcagtggtctagtccagtctcggtagtttcagtacttatttgtccatagtctcagtacttatttgtctcccgggcgccCCACCATGTTGCGGGacacgggccctgctccccacagaaacaaTAACCCAAAACACCCTGATAAGGATCAGGAAGGACAGCTGATGGTAAAAGTTGATGGTGAGGGGTTGTCACATACTAATCAaagatcagcacagcacagacCATGTAAGATAAACACAAAAATGGACCTGATGAGTATGAGAACTATTCTCATAGTTACTTAAGAGGactttccagctccctgatgaaaataagctaaaaattaatattagaatATCTTTGTATATCATTTCTTGTGATAACAATTAGCTCAATATTATTTTATCCTTGCAATACTGAAatattgaaattatttctttgaaatttgtatttcacaTGGACCTCATGAAAATAAAGTGTAGGGATTCCTTGTGTTGCCTCATTACTATCTTAAGACTTTGTCAGTTAGTTTTACAACAGAACATTGCATACCAAGCATTAAACATTTTTCTATATGAATACCATTTGGTGAAAGGTGATTTTCAAAGAGAAGACTTTAAAGAAGAAGATAGTATGAAAAATGATTAGACAGTAGGAGTCCAATAGCAGGAATTATGATGCTCTGTTTATGAGTGAATATTGTCTGATCTTTAGACACTCATATAAATATTcaatcaatgaatgaataaatgtacattatttatatttttattttgtggatgAGTTTAGTCACTCACAATCCACTGAATAGCTTCACATAACTTTCTATAAAAACATTCCTCCAGATGCTATATTATATGTCGAGGTAGAAATCACATAATACTATAAACAAAATGTGTCACATGAATAAAACTGAATAAGCAGTGAGCATAAATAACAAGTCATTTTCTATCtatctgttctcttttttaagatttttatttatttatttgaaaggtagagttacagtgagagggagagacaaagagaaagattttgcttccgttggttcactccccagatggccacaatggccggggctgcactgatccaaagccaggagccaggtgcttctttccagtctcccatgcaggtggcaggggcccatgcacttgggccatcttctactgctttcccaggccatagcagagagctggattggaagaggggcagccgggactagaacttgtggccatatgggatgctggagccgcaggcagaggattaacctactgcaccagagcaccggcccctctatctGTTCTACATTTACAAATATACAAACATATGTATGTacaaatatacatatgtacatacatagaTACCACCCACATTTTTGAGTCTTATCTGTTGGAACAgccaaaaataaattaaggaatTTTTCATTTGAGAACACTGAAACAATTCTCCACAAATGTCAAGGGCTGCCTTTGGGTTGACAGTGTATTTGTCAAGTatgtaaagcccatgagagtattacaggcatggaaagccaaaacactctggcaaaaaacaaacaaacaaacaaacaaaaaaacccacaccaaaaccctaaatgaaagatctgtgcgagtgagatccccgtggaaagaacaggtcatcaaagaaggaggtacctttctctgaaagggaggagagaacttccactttgactacgaccttgtctaaatatgatcagagttggtgaactcaaaaggcttccatagccttggtggctcataataagagcctagggtgattactgatgccataaacaagagtgtcaatttgttaagtcaacaacaggagtcactgtgcacttactcctcatgtaggatctctgtccttaatgtgctgtacattgtgatttaatgctataactagtactcaaacaatatttttcactttgtgtttctttgtgggtgcaaactgttgaaatctttacttaatatatgctaaactgatctgtatataaagagaattgaaaatgaatcttgatgtgaatggaagaggggggggagagggaaaggggaggattgtgggtgggagggaagttatgagggggggaagccattgtaatccataagctgtactttggaaatttatattcattaaataaaagttaaaaaaaagattatcattATGAAGTTATCTGTCTCTAACATGAAGTCAGGTTTAATTGTGTCCTTTCTCATAGTTAGACAGTAATTATGAGATACAGGTTTCTAGTAAGAcattgaaagagaagaaagaaatcacagaatTTGGGTCCCTAATGATGTCAAATTTCCAGTAttgatgtattttataaaatctgtATTTGCATAATCACATTATATATCacaggtttatatatttattgtatatttatatttataaagtcTAGACTTTATATgttatgtgtgcatatgtatatattagaTAATTTATGAAATCCTTCACTTGAGATTTAGTCATAAATTTAGTAAAAGTATTAAGCTTGGCCAGTTCTCTAAAATGTTTTCACtgcaggggccaatgctgtggcacaggttattaatcctccgcctgcagcaccggtatcccacgtgggcgtcagttctagtcccagctgctcctcttccgattcagctctctgcagatggcctgggaaagcaatagaagatggcccaagtcttgggcccctgcactcgtgtgggaaacctgaaggacgctcctggctcctggcttcgaataggcccagctccagccgtcgctgccatttggggagtgaaccagtagatggaagacctttctctctgtctctccatctcactgtctgtaactctgtcaaataaataaaataaaatattaaaaaatgttttcactgCATACCACTGTATTTCTAGAAACAGAAGTAACATATATGATCAACTTTATCTatagtgcttttttattttataaaacaactcAATGTTTCCAATTGTAGTTCCTTTATGATTATCAAAGTCCCCATTGCTGAGattattgttttataatattcAACCAGAACTTTTATGTTGTTTCCTAGTGTTTGAGGACTTTCAGTTATCATGTTCAGAGAGTATTCAGATATAGTAGAGACTTCAGGAGAAATAAATTTCCTGAAATCCTTCACAAAACTATAATTATATTAAGGACTTCATAAAGTATAAGCCTAATGAAAGTATAGGCATGTAATtatcaatgaatttttaatagtCTGTAATTTATTTCTGCCAAATTTCTGTAATTTAGCACTTTATAGTCTGGAATGCTATATTACACACAGGACATGTTTAAAACATATGCCACATGTTTTAAATTGGTAAAAGAGCAGTGagacaaaaagacaaatttttgCATTCTGGTATAACCATAATATCTATTTAAATCTATATAATTTTGCATTTGTAATTTgaagataattcaaaataattgaagatGCCAACCTCAGTTATAGGCGAGACAGAGGAACCAAGCTCActcataggggccggcactgtggcaaagtgggtaaagctgccacctgcagtgccagcatcccatatgggcactggttcgagtcccagctgttccatttctgatccagctctctgctatggcctgggaaagcagtagaagatggcccaagtcctgggcccatgcacctgcatggtagacccggaggaagttcctgactcatggctttggatcagcgcagctctggccgttacggccagttggggactgaaccagcaaatggaagacctctctctctctctctctctctctaccccctctctctgcttctccgtctctctgtgtaacttactttcaaataaataaataaacctttttaaaaaagcatttaaagctatttgtcttctttttcttttttcttttttttcctcttcaggagaatattttaagaaagattatGGCTAAGGGACAAGCTTAAAATCTTCAAGAAACATATTATTAAGCTACTTAATAATGTTTATAAACTCTATTTACAAACAACATTCATGTTGTATCATATATATACAGTGCAGTATAATTCATGCTATAATACACACATGTTGTTTATATataatgcattatatatatacttTAGCATAATGCattataaaatttttgtttataaacatTTAATGCATTATTTTATAATGCAATATATATTGTTTATAACACATATAAtacactatttaaaaatttataaaatattgaaaataacatttttcaaaatgattcATTTCAAACATACTTCgtaagaaagaaaaactggaatAAAACTTTATGATTTTCAACATTCAATGGTAGAATTTCATGAAGAGGGAATTACTAGAAAATGAGTGTTGCAATTAAGAATGCAGGgtcaggggctgacactgtgggcactgtggtatagagggtaaagcctccacctgcaagtgTTGTTGGTAGGGCTTTTGTTTCCATCTACTGAGGGAAGGGGGAAAAAGATCAAACAAGTAAGCAGCCTATCGTGTCTATTAAAAGGTGTGGTTGCCAATGACTAACACAATCATTTCCCACTTGAAGAGCTTCAGGTTCAAAACACAGTTTCAGTTATCTCTGAAACGAAAGGAATGCTCACCATTCTATCACCACTTCCACTCTCTGAGATCATTGCCATATCAACTTTGGGGATGTAGGCATCAGGTCATGAGTCTGAGATGAAGAGAAAATGCTACCCTAAAAACATCCTCGGAGATAAATGTCAGAGCAGAACTACTGCTCAATCACCTCTTTGTTAAGGCACTCATCTTGCAGAACTGACAATTCACAGGATGCAACTATGTACATGATAtgctaattaaatttttttcatggtGTGACCttcatattaaataatatataatgtcCTCCAAACTTAACACACCCCCAGAAATATCATGTATTAAAATAGGACCTGCTTATTGGGTGTCATCAACAGAAAATAGTTATAAATGAATTTCTAAAGCTAGTAGGCTCTACCCCAAAATTTCTGCATAATTTTGTTTACTGTACTGAGGACCTAAATGACATTCtcaagtacaattttttttaaaaagtaatctacTATATCCTATTCTTCCTCTATTGGATTGTGAAGCAGGGAAGTCAAGCTAAGAATAAAAGCAGCCCTTTCGCTATCAGAGTAGCTCAGACCTCTCCAAGGTGACATTTGCAACTCACATCAAGCCTGAGTTATTATTGGGGCTAGCGTTATATGTCAAAACTAAAGGAGAAGGGCTAGTGAGGACACTTTTTTGCTTCAAATGAAGCAAACTGAGATGTACATCATTTTACTCATGCACTGAATTCCCCTCCCCTTTTttccctcctgctgctttcctgcttGGAGCTGACTCCTCCTTCCTGCAGCTCAGAGGATCACAGGCTGGTTGAAGAACTCTGAGGTTTGGATGGTAGCCTGTTTCCAGGCTCTCTAttgacactctctctctctctctctctctctctctctctctctctctctccccctccctcctgccctccctccctctctctttccccctccttccctctcccccctctctttccttctgtctctgccatCAGAGCTGAAACCTACCTGACAATCTCTGCCTTTGAATCCAGCTCTGGAACAAAACGCATCATTTCACAGCGCTTAAAAGTGAATACAGTTTGATTACCTCAAGCTACAAGCTGCTTTGCTCCGCAGAAGCCCCCAAACGGATCCAGACGGCCTTGCTTATCAGTCTACCTGAGGAGTTTGCTTGTTGCCTGAAACTTGATGGTGGGAGAGAGGTTTTGGTTTGTTCCTTTTTAATTGGAATGTTGAAAAGTTTCTTACTAATGCTTGAAATGGAACACCCTTTTTAAATATGGGTTGAGGCAGATCTAAAGGAAACTTACCTGGCAATTTCCTGCAGGACTGGCTGGGGGAAACATCTAGAGGATAACTTGGTAGGAGAAATGAGATCTGATTTACAACagctgttttgaaaaaaaaatcacgagTTATTGAGAAGGTTAAGTAAATATTGACCCAGGACAATGCCTTTATTTCTCAGTAACTTATTAACAAATGACTCCAGCCTGTGGAAAGAAAATCATAATTCTACGGACCTTTTAGATCCACCAGGAACTCTGAATATCTATCTGTTTTGTCTGACATGTTTAATGACTCTTGCAGCCCTGGCGGGCAGCATTTTTTCACTGATTTCCCTGCTAAAAATGCAGAACCGAACTGTTGTGTCCATGCTCGTGGCTTTCTTGTCTGTGGATGATTTCCTGGGCGTCCTGGCGGTGACTATCTTCATGTTTTTGCAGTGGCCAGGCGAGGTCCCTGGCAACTTCCAGTCTCTGTGCACCACCTCTGCCTTACTGTATTTATGCCAAGGCCTCTCCAGCAACTTGAAGGCGACTCTGCTAGTCTCCTACAACTTTTACACTTTGCGCAGAGCTGTGATGAGCCAGGCAAGCTCCAGGAGCTCGGGCCAGGTCCTTGGCGTGGCGCTGGCCCTGTGGGCAGTCAGCCTGCTGCTCTCGGCGCTCCCGCTGTGCGGCTGGGGCTCCTTCGTGCGCAcgccctggggctgcctggccGACTGCTCCAGTTCCTACGTGCTGCTCCTCTTCGCCGTGTATGCTTTGGCCTTCGTGCTGCTCGCTGGTCTCTCGCTCCCGCTCATTCTCCAGTTGCTATGTTCGGAGGAGCCGCCGAGACTGCACGGCAACTATCAGGAAATTTCCCGAGGGGCTTCCACTCCCGGCACCCCTCCTACCGGGGGAAGAACGCTTTCCCTGTCTCCCGAGACTGCTCCGGACCGGGCTGTGCGCTGCGCTGCGGGAGGCTCCCCGAGCTCGGACACCGTTTTTGGAGCCGGACCGCGAGCTGCCGCTGGGGCTGGAGCCCGCAGGAGCGAGCACCGGGGGACTCTCTATGGCACCAGAAGCTACACCGTGAGCGTCGCGCAGAAGCGCTTCGCCTTGATCCTAGCGCTGACTAAAGTCCTCCTTTGGCTGCCCATGATGGTAAAAGTGCATTTGTTCTGCGTCCGTGAGTGCCGGGCGGCGTGGGTGCGGGTAGGGATTGGTGACGCGGGTTTGGGGAGTCGCCAGCAGATGCCCAGTTAAGTCCGCTTCCGAACGTGTCTCTAGGTTTGAGAGACGCTTTGCTGGAAGGCCGACCGCAGGGAGGGCCAGTCAGCCGCGAAGCTTTGGCTACTGAGCTTCTTGTATAGGCATTGAGGAGAAGGGGAGCACTTTCGGTCGTGGGCGACTTTCCATGGGGTTTCCCTAGATCTATCGTTACAAAGGACAGCAAAATCTGGGAATATTCACAAAAGGAGGGGCAGAGTGAAAAGAGTCTCTTCTCCGACGGTCtggcttccttttctctttgctcCATTCCGGTCCGGTGAGGGCGCCGCCCATCCTCAGCCTGGGAAAGAAGGGAACCCAGTCCAGGAAGGAAAGAGGCGACAAAAGAGTTTCTGCTTCCGGACGCCAGGGGTGAGCCCAGTTGAGAGATGACAAAGTGGAGCCCTGCTGTGACAAGCATGCCTGGGCAGAGGTGAGGGTCCAGGGAGGTGACAAAGGCCATCTGCAACCACAGATGCAAGTCCCATGGTCGCCAGATTCCCTGTGTGATGTCCCCCACGTTGTTGACTGTGCTTTCCTGGCTTGACTTGGAAACTGACACAGATCTACTACTCTAGAGCAGGCATCACCAAAATTCTGATCTGGCACATTGCGGGTGCATCTCACCTGTTCCCTTGGAGTCCACGGACAGGTGCAGAGATTCTGGTTTTCACTCAGCAAAGGGTATGGGGCAGTGTGATTGCAGGAAAGGCTTAGCAAGCAGAAAATGGGATTCTGGGCTGGGTCTCAAGTTCTGTTCCCCTTTGCAGATCCACATGGTGGTCAAACACGTGAAAGAGTTTCAGAACCTTCCCTTGGAGACACTCAGCTTTCTACTAACCCTGCTGGCCATCACTGTAACCCCTGTATTTGTCTTGTCCAAACGCTGGACCCATTTGCCCTGTGGCTGCATCATCAACTGCAAGCAGAACACACTGGCAGTGGCATCTGATGGGGAAAAAAGTAAGTTTGGACAGTGTGGCAATTGGAAGCAATATGCATGCAGTCAAATACAGAAAAGTGGTCCATCGACAAAGTTGCCCAAGTAGGAGATAAGAGGCCAAGGACAAATGTAAGTGGTAAATAGCCAGAAAATGATTACATGAAATAAACCTTAACATGTTGCAATGGGTTTCAAATGAGGTAGGTTTTAAACAATACTGTGAAGTATTCGCACATTAAGGAATTATTTTAGGtaagaaaggaggaaaacaaTATTCATTCATCTTCAAAACCCTAAGATATATCCACCATAGCTTTCATTCCAAGTAGAAAACAAATTCCCCTCCcaaatctataaattgctatGAGAAGCCAGCATCTGAAAAGACATTGTTTACTCtctgaaaagaatttaaaactcATGTTATAACCATTATAATTCagcagaacagaaagaaaaatattttcatgattttgcTGCCTGTATACTTATATTCGAGTTTTGAAAAGTTTTCAGATTAAGTAATCTGAATGCCTGAAAACAATTCTAAAGCAAAATTTAAGTGTGTACCTCTGTTGTTAGAAACACATAGCAAAGAGCACCTTCTGTTTCAAGAAAAGACATTGGTGGCAGTTTGTCTTTTATGTTCATGTATGAATCGAGCCACGCTATTTACTTTTGTAAAAATCTATGTTCTACAAAGTAACCATAGAATGGGAATGGGAGGCAGGGCCAACtataaaactctccacagtataATTGTTTCCATAGTCTAAGGCAGGAAAAAATTGAGAAAGGATCTTTATATTTTGACCCTGCCAGAAAGGAAAAGGATCATTCCAGACAAAAGATAGACTGTACCATTTCATGAATCTAAGACTGCATAGTGTATGCTGAATTAACTGTCTCATTAATTATTCTTGCTGAGAATAAGCAAGTATATTCTTCTTTAACAAAGAAGAGAGGTTTAAAAGCAGTTCATCTCAGACTATTTTATGGTTGTAAAAATTGGCGAATACCAAAGCACATTCTGTAAGGAGCTCAACAACAgggttattttataaatattagttATCCATGATTTGACATATTCCATGCAgtgataacatttaaaatttagaatgtctagatatttttcaaatgatagaaatgtttttattgttaatataaacatttattgTTAATAGATGCCAAAATCATCTTTGTGTTTAAAATaaccaaagaaaataatgatGTGCCTCtgaagattaatatccagagcaacagagaaaactAACAAACTGTTTTAAAACACTTATAAAAACACAAACATAGAAGAAATCATTTACAAGCCTAAAGGTTCTAGCAGTCTAACAAATATTAACATTTGTTACTAAATTAGTGAACCGATCCTGTCTTATAACATTTAAGATTATGAGGAAAATTAAGTCTAGTGTCAGTGAAAATGAATTTAAGTCTCAATAAGGGGTTTAGGGAAGTCATTTTAAGTGGGGAACACCCATCTAGCTGAAAACAAATCAATGCAACAGATATATTATTACAGAGGACCTaggaaagactctctctctgtcctgaaTCTGACAGAAGAGCCTATAGTAGGCTAGATGCTTCTAAATCAAATGGTTCCATTCTGTCATATGATCCAGGCTATGCCACAGGGAAATTCtcagaataaaaatgagaatttttactGTTTAAGGAGCTACCATAAATTTTCCTTCCATTAGGATGACACAACAGAATTTTGAGACCCCAAAATGGCTTACTCTCAGGTAGTCCAGATGCTTGATCAACTATATGACTAATTCTTTGAGGGTATGGCTTTGGTTTTACATTTAAACTTTTTCTCCTTAACAAACTAGGATTGTCAACCCTATCTTCTTTTACATTGTTTATCAATGAACTCTGAAGCAagggaaagtatttttttttcctcacccaTGTTTACCAAGGAATCATATTACAGATGTAAATACATGTAATTCTACATCTTAGCACCAATGAATGGGAATTGAGCTATGGGCAACCAAAGGTGAATGTCAGTACtagaaaataatttgcaaaaataAGAATTCTCTACTGTTTCCATCAATAATCTGCACTATTAGTGCCTAAGGTGAAgtgttttgaggaaaaaaaaagaatttttaagacaGAAGGCTCAGGTAGTAGACACAGGGGTTGTAAATGGCTTTCAGATTAATTGACTGACatgatgatttctttctttaaacaaatagttaaaatgaaatatttgatagaaagattgtattttctttcactttttattttttcacaaatcAGAGTATCTGGTAAGTGACATAGTCTGAAaagttattcattttatttaactgAGAATTACATCTAAAGTTACAATTTGTAAGATGTGATTAAAAGTACTAATTCATGTTTTATCCAGGGTTTGGGAATAATGAAGCTTTTGCTTTGCAAGATAAATacattgtttatttttcagaagtGCAGTATGGGTTTCAAAAGATCTTTGACTATATTCTGATGGTCTAATTTTCTTGCAAGTTATTAATCAACAAAGGATCTCAGATTatacacaaaaaatttaaaaacaactcaactattgcttttgtttgttttgctttgtattttagtgacataaaattaggggccaggaattccactATTTTCAGGACTtttgtcatataaataaaaagttttttaaaggcaTCATTTCTCAGAGNNNNNNNNNNNNNNNNNNNNNNNNNNNNNNNNNNNNNNNNNNNNNNNNNNNNNNNNNNNNNNNNNNNNNNNNNNNNNNNNNNNNNNNNNNNNNNNNNNNNNNNNNNNNNN encodes the following:
- the GPR149 gene encoding probable G-protein coupled receptor 149 encodes the protein MPLFLSNLLTNDSSLWKENHNSTDLLDPPGTLNIYLFCLTCLMTLAALAGSIFSLISLLKMQNRTVVSMLVAFLSVDDFLGVLAVTIFMFLQWPGEVPGNFQSLCTTSALLYLCQGLSSNLKATLLVSYNFYTLRRAVMSQASSRSSGQVLGVALALWAVSLLLSALPLCGWGSFVRTPWGCLADCSSSYVLLLFAVYALAFVLLAGLSLPLILQLLCSEEPPRLHGNYQEISRGASTPGTPPTGGRTLSLSPETAPDRAVRCAAGGSPSSDTVFGAGPRAAAGAGARRSEHRGTLYGTRSYTVSVAQKRFALILALTKVLLWLPMMIHMVVKHVKEFQNLPLETLSFLLTLLAITVTPVFVLSKRWTHLPCGCIINCKQNTLAVASDGEKTKRKGFEFNLSFQQSYGIYKIAREDYYDDDENSISYQNLMNYECETTKDCQRDNRNIFNTIKVEISTTPSLDSSTLRGINKCTNTDITEAKQDSDKDDSVFSDKRESDINYEETTFFEGPERRLSHEENQKPNLSDWEWCRSKSERTPRQRSSGGLAIPLCAFQGTVSLHAPTGKTLSLSTYEVSAEGQKITPASKKIEVYRSKSVGHEPNSEDSPNTFADTSVKIHLEVLEICENEEALDTVSIISNISQSSTKVRSPSLRYSRKENRFVSCDLGETASYSLFLPTSNPDGDINISIPDTVEAHRQNSKRQHQERDGYQEEIQLLNKAYRKREEESKGN